The window GGGCGGACGGAAAGTGTTCGTAGATGTGTTCAGCCTGAAAGCCTGGCAAAAAGGCCACTCCCAGGTGCTGAACCCTATCTGATCCCGGATAGAGCAAGAGAGGACCGACCGCGCCCAGGAGCGGATCGGAGCGGAAGGCCTGGAGCAGGGGAGGGGACCAGTTCGGGGTGAGGATGGTGTCGTTGTTCAAAAAGAAGAGAAACTCCCCCGCCGCTTGGTTTGCGCCGATATTGCAGGCCTGACCGAAACCCAGGTTATCGGGCTGGGGAAGATAGTGAAAACGCTCGGGAAAGAGGTTGTTGCCAAGGGCTTTGCAGTGGGTGGCGGTTTCATCCGTGGAGGCGTTGTCCACGACGATGACTTCAAAAAAGCGCCCGGGGGTGTGCTCGCGAAGACTGCGTAGGCACTGTTCAGTCAAGGGCCACTGGTTGAAGACCGGGATGATGATGGAGAGGTGGGGGGAGGTCATGTGTCGGGGCTCTCCGGTATGTTGAGGAGGTGTCTTGCGCTTGCCTGGTAGTAGCGCGCTCGAAGGTCATGGCCTTCAGGCAAGGATTCGCTGAGATGCAGAAACAACGGACGGAGAATGTCGCGGTGGACGTCCGTTGCAATGCGTTGACGTCTGGCGATCAGGGTTGACCAATCGTGTGCGCCTAACCATTTCGTAAAGGCCGCGGCGCGGTGGGAGGCCCGGTGGTCGGCGTAGACCGTGGCCTGGCCTTTGCGGGCCAGGCGGGTGCGCAGCGCGTCGTCGGCCAGGAGGCGGCGAAGCTGGTGGAGCAGGTCCGTGACGTCGCCGCCGTCGGCGGACTGGTCGTAGAGCCAGAGGTTCTCGCCGTGATGAAACAGATCGTCCTGGCCGTGGCCGATGCGCGGGGTAAGCAGGGCCGTGCCGCAGGCCAGAGCCTCAAACACGCGGAAATTGAGGTCGTCCAGGTCGCAGAAGTTGAGGACCACTTTGGCCTGGGGGAACAGTTCGGGGAAGCTGCCCCGGTGGACTTCCAGGTTTGGAAGTTCCTGCTTGAGGGCTTGCAGGGCGCTGTGGCGTCTGGGCGTCAAGTCGGCGTCGACCTTGCCCACGAACAAGGCGTCCCAGATTTGTTCTTTGGGCGCGGGGTGGAGAGTGTCTTGGACAAACGGCGGACTCCAGAGCACGCGGCCGGAATCGAGATATGAACCGGAGAAGCGGGGCAGATGGTCGCGCAGGCTGACCAGGCAAAGATCAAAGGCCTGGGCGTACAATGGGTGCCAGGAATGGATGTGCGAGTCCACGCTATAGAAAACGGTCAGGCTGGGGCAGGTGTGCGGGTCGAGCAGGGGCGGGGGGCCGCTGTAGTCGGCAACGACCAGGACGTCTGGAGGGGTCGGCAGGTCCGCGAACAGTTCGCGCCAAGTGACGGCGGCGGGCTGGTACCGGCGCTTGATCGTTGTGTTCCAGCCGAGGTCGGAAAGGGCTTTGGAGAAAAATGATGCTCCGTACCAGAGCAGGGTGGGTGAGGGGGGGTGCCTGACGTTGTTGGTCATGGAGGGGGTGGGGCCGCCGAAGCGTTAGAGAGGATGAGAAAGCATGGGAATCACCAGCCAGCCTCTGATTTCCTTTTATGGACGAGCAAATCGTGTTGGCGCTGGTTGACGCCTTCCGGGTCCAGCCCGGCTCCTGCATCATAGATGCCAACGATATCCTCCGAATGCTGTATGGATTTGGCTCGTCGCCAGTAACGCAGAATATTCAGGTAGTCGGATTCGTATTTACCGTGAGATTGCCAGCCCTGGCCGCGGACGACCACCAAGTCCCGTGTGAGACAGAGGCAAAGTGGGTCGATATTGCCTTGGCGGACCAGGGATTTGCCAGGTTTGTCCACGGGCAGAAACGGGCTGGTGAAGGCTTTGCCGGCGTCGATCCGGGCGATGAGCATGTCCGCGTCCATATGCCGGAGGTAGGCGGCGAAGGCGCCAGGCATCAAGGCATTGTCGTCGTCAAGGAAAACAAGCCGTTCACCTTTGGCCCGACGGAGCAGGATGTTGCGAATCCCGTTGCCCCAGTTCTGGTCTCGGGGCAGGTCAAAGTAGTGAACATTTTCCGCCGTGACGACCCTATCTCCGCGAATACCATCAAAGCCCACCAGAATCTCCACTTTCTCCGGTTCAAGTTTGCCCGCCACGTGGCTCAAGGCCGCCAGGACGCTCCCGATGGCCAGGGCCAGGGCCTTGGGGCGAGTGCCGCGGCTGGGAATGATGATGGAGAAGAGCATGGTCGCCAAGGATGATTCTTGGTTCACGCGAAGTCGCGAAGCCGCGAAGATGGGAGATGCGGGAATGTTCGGTTCATGACCTCCTCACGTTCGCGCCTTCTTGGCCCGAAGCACCGTCCGCAAACGATCACGCTCCGCGATGGTTCGGAGCAGTCCCGGGTCGATCTCTTCCTTGCGGGGAGGTGGGGCCTGCTCCAGTTCATGGCGCAGACGTTCCACCTTCCGCTCCAGGGCGTAGAGTTCTTGGGCAAGGGTGCGTACGGACATTCCGGGAGGTTATCGGTCAAGTGATCATCAAGCCGGAGCGCGTCGTTCCGGCACGTATTCGTGTGGAATCCTTTCTTCGTTCCAGTCCTGGGAGACGTAGAGGCCGCAGTAGCAACTGCCGTACTCTTTGACGTCCGGTTCCCGATAGACGCAGGGGCAGATGATGTCTTTGTCCTGGTCCCGGTCTCCGGAAGCCAGGCGGCAGGGGCAGACCATGTAGCCGTGGCGCTCCTTGTTGGCCAGGAGAGAGGCCATCAGCTCCAAGACCATTTCCTTGTCCTTGTTGAAAAAATATCCTTTGGGCTCCTGGATCTTGCGCAGGGTTTCGCAGAGCTGCTCGGGGGTCATGACGCGGAGGGCTCCCTGCCCAGGGCTTTTTCGATTTCTTCCTTCTTGAAGCCGACGATGACCGTGTTGCCGATGAGGATGGTCGGGAAACTCTGGGCCGGGTTGTGCTGTTTCATTTCCGTCAAAGCGTCGGTGCGTTCTTGGCCGGTCATCCAATCCAGATGGACCGGGGTATATTCCACGCCGCATTGGTCCAGGAACTCCTTGGCGCGTTTGCAGTGGATGCAGGTACTCAGGGCGTAGACGCGAATGGGTTCGGACATGAGAGAGGCTCCTTGTTGAGATTGTTATAGCGTCAAGCAATGGCTGGGCAGGGGCTTTACTCCGATGAAACGGGCTGGTTGACCACGTTGGTGGGCCGACCGGACAGAAAAGCCTTGATGTTTTCCACAGTGGCTTCCAGGAGGCGTTTGCGGGA is drawn from Desulfonatronum thiodismutans and contains these coding sequences:
- a CDS encoding glycosyltransferase family protein — its product is MTNNVRHPPSPTLLWYGASFFSKALSDLGWNTTIKRRYQPAAVTWRELFADLPTPPDVLVVADYSGPPPLLDPHTCPSLTVFYSVDSHIHSWHPLYAQAFDLCLVSLRDHLPRFSGSYLDSGRVLWSPPFVQDTLHPAPKEQIWDALFVGKVDADLTPRRHSALQALKQELPNLEVHRGSFPELFPQAKVVLNFCDLDDLNFRVFEALACGTALLTPRIGHGQDDLFHHGENLWLYDQSADGGDVTDLLHQLRRLLADDALRTRLARKGQATVYADHRASHRAAAFTKWLGAHDWSTLIARRQRIATDVHRDILRPLFLHLSESLPEGHDLRARYYQASARHLLNIPESPDT
- a CDS encoding glycosyltransferase family 2 protein → MNQESSLATMLFSIIIPSRGTRPKALALAIGSVLAALSHVAGKLEPEKVEILVGFDGIRGDRVVTAENVHYFDLPRDQNWGNGIRNILLRRAKGERLVFLDDDNALMPGAFAAYLRHMDADMLIARIDAGKAFTSPFLPVDKPGKSLVRQGNIDPLCLCLTRDLVVVRGQGWQSHGKYESDYLNILRYWRRAKSIQHSEDIVGIYDAGAGLDPEGVNQRQHDLLVHKRKSEAGW
- a CDS encoding ferredoxin-thioredoxin reductase catalytic domain-containing protein, coding for MTPEQLCETLRKIQEPKGYFFNKDKEMVLELMASLLANKERHGYMVCPCRLASGDRDQDKDIICPCVYREPDVKEYGSCYCGLYVSQDWNEERIPHEYVPERRAPA
- a CDS encoding glutaredoxin family protein, encoding MSEPIRVYALSTCIHCKRAKEFLDQCGVEYTPVHLDWMTGQERTDALTEMKQHNPAQSFPTILIGNTVIVGFKKEEIEKALGREPSAS